From the Natrarchaeobaculum aegyptiacum genome, one window contains:
- a CDS encoding XylR N-terminal domain-containing protein yields the protein MRASDFDLEEDLKYGTEPGVNTFRNDRMMILNADAFGLLRQQILNEFGEEKAYKFFFRFGFQSGYSDFLQINTNYEFESDDELLKAGPKIHTDKGMVSASPTELEYDRESGDFLFKGTWKNSYEAQQHIIYNGESDQPVCWSLMGYASAWCSGFIERPVLGLESKCEGAGDDVCEWEIKPITEWGSEADPFILALEDLFVGEELMKYYSYIGEREGFSGKMELAKQTNLPEVKASTASGHKENVEKFREAIEDILGEKPPEL from the coding sequence ATGAGAGCATCAGACTTTGATCTCGAGGAGGACTTGAAATACGGTACCGAACCTGGTGTTAATACATTCCGCAACGATAGAATGATGATATTAAATGCCGATGCCTTTGGATTACTTCGGCAACAGATATTAAATGAGTTTGGAGAAGAAAAGGCATATAAATTCTTTTTCCGATTTGGATTTCAATCTGGCTATTCAGATTTCCTCCAAATCAATACTAACTACGAATTCGAATCAGATGATGAACTTCTAAAAGCAGGCCCAAAAATCCATACCGATAAAGGAATGGTCTCAGCATCTCCCACAGAACTTGAATATGATCGTGAATCTGGGGACTTTTTATTTAAAGGAACATGGAAAAACTCGTACGAAGCACAGCAACATATAATATACAACGGTGAAAGTGATCAACCAGTCTGCTGGAGTTTAATGGGCTATGCATCTGCTTGGTGTAGCGGATTTATCGAGCGGCCCGTCCTTGGATTAGAGTCCAAATGTGAAGGTGCCGGAGACGATGTCTGTGAGTGGGAAATAAAGCCAATTACGGAGTGGGGATCTGAAGCCGACCCATTTATTCTGGCATTAGAAGACCTATTTGTGGGAGAAGAGCTAATGAAGTACTATTCATATATCGGTGAAAGAGAAGGGTTTTCAGGGAAAATGGAACTTGCCAAGCAAACAAATCTTCCTGAAGTAAAAGCATCGACAGCATCTGGGCACAAGGAAAATGTAGAAAAATTCAGAGAGGCTATTGAGGATATACTGGGAGAAAAACCACCGGAGCTATAG